Proteins from one Gibbsiella quercinecans genomic window:
- the rsfS gene encoding ribosome silencing factor — protein sequence MQGKALQDFVIDKIDDLKGQDIIALNVQGKSSITDCMIICTGNSSRHVMSIADHVVQESRAAGLIPLGVEGQSISDWVVVDLGDVIVHVMQEDSRRLYELEKLWS from the coding sequence TTGCAAGGTAAAGCGCTCCAAGACTTCGTCATCGATAAGATTGATGACCTGAAAGGCCAAGACATAATTGCTCTGAACGTTCAGGGTAAATCCAGCATCACCGACTGCATGATCATCTGCACCGGTAACTCCAGCCGCCATGTGATGTCCATTGCCGATCACGTTGTACAGGAATCCCGCGCTGCCGGCTTGATCCCTCTGGGGGTAGAAGGCCAGAGTATTTCTGACTGGGTGGTCGTGGATCTGGGCGATGTGATCGTGCACGTGATGCAGGAAGACAGCCGCCGCCTGTATGAACTGGAAAAGCTCTGGAGTTAA
- the holA gene encoding DNA polymerase III subunit delta translates to MTRLYPEQLAAQLREGLRACYVLSGNEPLLLQESQDVIRQAAQQQQFSEHYSITLDPHTDWGAIFNLCQSMSLFASRQTLLLIFPDSGPTAPIGEQLVKLAGLLHDDILLILRGPRLTKAQENSAWFKALAPKGAYVVCQTPEQAQLPRWVAARAKAMGLALDDAANQLLCYCYEGNLLALAQALERLALLYPDGKLPLPRVEQAVNDAAHFTPYHWLDALLAGKSKRAWHILRQLQQEDAEPAILLRTLQRELLLLLTLQRRMATTPLRTLFDQHKVWQNRRNLITQALQRLSGAQLQQAVHLLAQVELTLKQDYGQTVWPELETLSMLLCGKPLATSLSDV, encoded by the coding sequence ATGACCCGCCTCTATCCAGAACAACTTGCCGCGCAACTCCGTGAGGGGTTGCGCGCTTGTTATGTGTTAAGCGGAAATGAACCGCTGCTGCTGCAGGAAAGCCAGGATGTAATCCGCCAGGCGGCGCAGCAGCAACAGTTCAGCGAGCATTACAGCATCACGCTCGATCCCCACACCGACTGGGGCGCTATTTTTAACCTGTGCCAGTCAATGAGCCTGTTCGCCAGCCGCCAGACGCTGCTGCTGATCTTCCCGGATAGCGGCCCAACGGCGCCGATCGGCGAACAACTGGTCAAACTGGCCGGGCTACTGCACGATGACATTCTGCTGATCCTGCGTGGCCCGCGCCTGACCAAGGCGCAGGAGAACAGCGCCTGGTTCAAGGCGCTGGCGCCCAAGGGCGCATACGTGGTCTGCCAAACGCCGGAGCAGGCGCAGTTGCCACGCTGGGTCGCCGCGCGCGCCAAAGCCATGGGGCTGGCGCTCGACGATGCCGCCAATCAACTGCTGTGCTATTGCTATGAAGGCAACCTGCTGGCGCTGGCGCAGGCGCTGGAACGCCTGGCACTGCTGTACCCAGACGGCAAACTGCCGCTGCCCCGCGTTGAGCAGGCGGTGAACGACGCCGCCCACTTCACCCCCTATCACTGGCTGGATGCCCTGCTGGCGGGGAAAAGCAAACGCGCCTGGCATATCCTGCGCCAGTTGCAGCAGGAAGACGCCGAACCGGCGATCCTGCTGCGCACCCTGCAGCGTGAATTACTGCTGTTATTGACGCTGCAGCGGCGCATGGCGACCACGCCGTTGCGCACGCTGTTCGATCAGCACAAAGTGTGGCAGAACCGCCGCAACCTGATCACCCAGGCGCTGCAGCGCCTGTCCGGGGCCCAGTTGCAACAGGCCGTGCACCTGCTGGCGCAGGTAGAACTGACCCTAAAGCAGGACTATGGTCAGACCGTCTGGCCGGAATTGGAAACCCTGTCGATGCTGCTGTGCGGCAAACCTTTGGCCACGAGTCTTTCTGATGTCTGA
- the nadD gene encoding nicotinate-nucleotide adenylyltransferase, whose translation MSDNAEPITTLHALFGGTFDPIHYGHLRPVEALAEEVGLKQVTLLPNHVPPHRPQPEANARQRLKMVELAIADNPLFTVDDRELHRTTPSYTIETLEAIRKERGAAQPLAFIIGQDSLLTLHKWHRWQDLLTYCHLLVLARPGYRDHMDTPALQQWLEQHQVTDSALLRQRPQGAIYLADTPLLDISATEIRDRRHQGISCDDLLPRSVQRYIELQGLYR comes from the coding sequence ATGTCTGATAACGCAGAACCTATCACCACGCTGCACGCCCTATTCGGCGGCACGTTTGATCCGATCCACTACGGCCACCTGCGCCCGGTTGAAGCGCTGGCGGAAGAAGTCGGGCTGAAACAGGTTACGCTATTGCCAAACCATGTGCCGCCGCACCGGCCGCAGCCGGAAGCCAATGCCCGGCAGCGTTTGAAAATGGTCGAACTGGCGATCGCCGATAACCCGCTGTTCACCGTTGACGATCGCGAACTGCACCGCACCACCCCTTCCTATACCATCGAAACGCTGGAAGCGATCCGTAAAGAACGCGGCGCGGCCCAACCGCTGGCGTTTATTATCGGCCAGGACTCATTGCTGACATTGCACAAGTGGCACCGCTGGCAGGATCTGTTAACCTACTGTCATCTGCTGGTGCTGGCGCGCCCGGGCTACCGCGACCACATGGATACGCCGGCGCTGCAACAGTGGCTGGAACAACACCAGGTGACGGACAGCGCCTTATTGCGCCAACGGCCGCAGGGCGCCATCTATCTGGCGGACACACCATTGCTGGATATTTCCGCCACCGAGATCCGCGATCGGCGGCACCAGGGCATCAGTTGTGACGATCTGCTGCCCCGCTCGGTGCAACGCTATATCGAGTTGCAGGGTTTATATCGTTAG
- the rlmH gene encoding 23S rRNA (pseudouridine(1915)-N(3))-methyltransferase RlmH produces MKLQLVAVGTKMPDWVHTGFMDYLHRFPKDMPFELTEIPAGKRGKNADIKRILEKEGEQMLAAVGKGNRIVTLDIPGTPWETPQLAQQLERWKQDGRNVSLLIGGPEGLAPACKAAAEQSWSLSPLTLPHPLVRVLVAESLYRAWSITTNHPYHRE; encoded by the coding sequence GTGAAATTGCAACTGGTCGCCGTCGGCACCAAAATGCCGGACTGGGTGCACACCGGCTTTATGGATTACCTGCACCGCTTTCCCAAAGATATGCCGTTTGAGCTGACCGAGATCCCGGCGGGCAAACGCGGCAAAAATGCCGATATCAAACGCATACTGGAAAAGGAAGGCGAGCAAATGTTGGCCGCCGTCGGCAAGGGCAACCGCATCGTCACGCTGGATATCCCCGGCACCCCGTGGGAAACGCCGCAGTTGGCGCAGCAGCTTGAGCGTTGGAAGCAGGATGGCCGCAATGTCAGCCTGTTGATCGGCGGCCCGGAAGGGTTGGCGCCTGCCTGCAAGGCCGCGGCAGAGCAAAGCTGGTCGCTGTCGCCGCTGACGCTGCCCCACCCGTTAGTGCGCGTACTGGTTGCCGAAAGCCTGTACCGCGCCTGGAGCATAACAACAAATCATCCTTATCATCGGGAATAA